A genomic window from Silene latifolia isolate original U9 population chromosome 11, ASM4854445v1, whole genome shotgun sequence includes:
- the LOC141612531 gene encoding calcium/calmodulin-regulated receptor-like kinase 2 — MRSTELAVICTSGGLVLGIIISLAVSLCYRCCCKRRSIFRHRAPAFHIHSTASFTDSLHITVNTSHNNNTHPTTTFSGIPNYSYKDIQKATQNFTTLLGEGSFGPVYKASMPVGGVVAVKVLASSSRQGEKEFQTEVSLLGRLHHRNLVNLVGYCVEKGQYMLIYEYMSNGSLDRFIYSEEDNLNWDERLQIALDISHGIEYLHEGAVPPVVHRDLKSANILLDQTMRAKVADFGLSKEDVFDGRKSSLKGTYGYMDPAYITTSKSSLKSDVYSLGVIFFELITAIHPQQNLMDYVNLAAMDPDGGVDEILDKRLSGKCDPEEVKSLAKIAFRCLHKTPRKRPASGEISQAILKIKQRRLGKGVIMSCASDDLSRLMSRIESQQVELCQIVSRNDNH; from the exons ATGCGTTCAACTGAATTGGCTGTCATATGTACTTCTGGTGGACTTGTTTTAGGCATTATTATTTCCTTAGCAGTCTCCTTGTGCTATAGATGCTGCTGCAAAAGACGCTCCATTTTCCGCCACCGTGCACCGGCTTTCCACATACACTCTACtgcctcttttacagactcactTCATATTACTGtcaacacctcacataataataATACTCATCCAACAACTACATTTTCTGGCATACCCAATTACTCTTACAA GGACATTCAGAAGGCTACTCAAAACTTCACAACCTTACTGGGGGAAGGGTCTTTTGGTCCAGTATACAAGGCTTCCATGCCAGTTGGTGGAGTGGTGGCGGTTAAAGTCTTAGCTTCCAGTTCTAGGCAGGGTGAGAAAGAGTTCCAAACTGAG GTATCGTTGCTAGGTAGACTGCACCACCGTAATCTAGTGAACTTGGTCGGATACTGTGTGGAAAAGGGGCAATATATGTTGATTTACGAGTACATGAGTAACGGCAGTTTGGATAGATTTATATACA GTGAAGAAGATAATTTAAATTGGGATGAGCGACTTCAAATAGCTCTTGACATATCACATGGGATTGAGTATCTTCACGAGGGG GCAGTTCCACCAGTAGTACATCGAGACTTGAAAAGCGCTAACATATTACTGGACCAGACTATGAGAGCAAAG GTAGCTGATTTTGGCCTTTCAAAGGAAGATGTATTCGATGGGCGTAAGTCAAGCCTGAAAGGTACATATGGGTACATGGATCCCGCATATATAACTACAAGTAAGTCCAGTTTAAAAAGTGACGTCTACAGCTTAGGCGTCATCTTTTTTGAGCTCATCACAGCCATTCATCCCCAACAAAACTTAATGGATTATGTTAACCTTGCTGCTATGGACCCCGATGGAGGAGTTGATGAGATTCTTGATAAACGACTTTCCGGAAAATGTGACCCCGAGGAAGTCAAGAGCTTAGCCAAGATTGCTTTTAGATGCTTACACAAGACACCTAGGAAACGCCCTGCTAGTGGAGAAATCTCTCAAGCTATTCTCAAGATTAAACAGAGACGTCTCGGTAAAGGGGTAATAATGTCTTGTGCTTCTGATGATCTTAGCCGCCTTATGAGTAGGATTGAATCTCAACAAGTTGAGTTATGTCAAATTGTGAGTCGGAATGACAATCATTAG